The following are encoded together in the Azospirillum lipoferum 4B genome:
- a CDS encoding DUF882 domain-containing protein, giving the protein MATSVAARVVTGGVVTGVTAAPVLLGSESAEAAPLAGGVRRLSLHNINTNERFDGVYWADGHYKPEALRKLDVLLRDHRAKQVCRYDPRLFDLLARVHQSVGSDDPFEVICGYRSRRTNAMARRRSRGVAKESYHTRGMAIDIRLPDTQLRAISETAKTMQGGGVGFYPRSGFVHLDVGPVRSW; this is encoded by the coding sequence ATGGCGACGAGTGTCGCGGCCAGGGTCGTGACGGGTGGCGTGGTGACCGGCGTAACGGCGGCTCCGGTCCTTCTGGGGTCGGAGTCGGCCGAAGCAGCGCCTCTGGCCGGCGGTGTCCGGCGCCTCAGCCTTCACAACATCAACACCAACGAGCGCTTCGACGGCGTCTATTGGGCCGACGGCCATTACAAGCCCGAGGCGTTGCGCAAACTGGACGTGCTCCTGCGCGACCACCGCGCCAAGCAGGTCTGTCGTTACGACCCGCGCCTGTTCGATCTGCTCGCCCGCGTGCACCAGAGCGTCGGGTCCGACGATCCCTTCGAAGTGATCTGCGGCTACCGCTCCCGCCGCACCAACGCGATGGCGCGCCGCCGGTCGCGTGGGGTGGCGAAGGAAAGCTACCATACCCGCGGCATGGCCATCGACATCCGCCTGCCCGACACGCAGCTGCGCGCCATCTCCGAGACGGCGAAGACCATGCAGGGCGGCGGCGTCGGATTCTACCCGCGCAGCGGCTTCGTTCACCTCGACGTCGGCCCCGTGCGCAGCTGGTAA
- the aroQ gene encoding type II 3-dehydroquinate dehydratase, whose translation MAIDASILVLNGPNLNMLGVREPQIYGSMTLDDLEAACHERADQLGLTVDFRQSNHEGELVSWIQQARTENDGIVINAGAYTHTSVAIMDSLILSELPVIEVHLSNIFKREPVRHHSYISPVARGMICGFGPHGYLLALDAIANIIDRD comes from the coding sequence GTGGCCATCGACGCGTCGATTCTGGTCCTCAACGGGCCGAACCTCAACATGCTGGGCGTGCGGGAGCCGCAAATCTACGGGTCGATGACCCTGGACGATCTGGAGGCCGCCTGCCACGAGCGTGCCGACCAGCTGGGTCTGACCGTGGATTTCCGGCAATCCAACCACGAAGGCGAACTGGTCTCGTGGATTCAGCAGGCCCGCACGGAGAATGACGGCATCGTCATCAACGCCGGCGCTTACACCCACACCTCGGTCGCGATCATGGACAGTCTGATCTTGTCGGAACTGCCGGTGATCGAGGTCCATTTGTCGAACATCTTCAAGCGCGAGCCGGTCCGCCATCACTCCTACATCTCGCCGGTGGCGAGGGGGATGATCTGCGGGTTCGGGCCGCACGGGTATCTTCTGGCGCTGGACGCCATCGCGAACATCATCGACCGCGATTAA
- a CDS encoding polysaccharide deacetylase family protein codes for MLRIIWPNAVSTASPIRVAGAVRGRGAASATGLRTGRAYGGLLSAALLACTIGLPALPAAAAPDTRPQRPPAAKAEPEKSSATPTTVEDKPATGPVLQLGLYSRDGDAWWSWKSLQQRQPALAAGLTATVMLLDGKSEAGGVALYAQVGNGTDPKVLCRRIVGAGFGCLVVDRPPASATPAQAEPLPAATAKAAPAKAVPATPAPDAKAPAAAMVTPPAPAATEAPKPPAVAVAVAETVPVAPPAAAAAEAKPQPAVKAEAPSGTTTSVLAPIGSAAAAPMAPPPPAVAAAIPPAEGLIIYNEEDARTMADIEQHSRRKGRLRSVMPDSRYDVMPATLKKENWNLCALTFDDGPHRTVTRQVLDILNREGVRATYFPVGRIAERQGELIRDFVAGGHEIGNHSLTHSDLRKMDPAAARYEIAETNRILREFGANPVLFRPPYGRYSEELLTVAREERMGSVLWSVDTRDWQVRNADKIVSQIKLGGMPGNVFLMHSTYPSTAQALPRVIAELRAKGCEFVTLSEWLDRARNLALPKIVNAGMPAPASGTPADRQ; via the coding sequence ATGTTGCGCATCATCTGGCCGAACGCCGTCTCCACCGCCTCCCCCATCCGGGTAGCCGGCGCCGTCCGCGGCCGTGGCGCCGCTTCGGCCACCGGGCTCCGGACCGGCCGCGCCTATGGCGGCCTGCTGAGCGCCGCGTTGCTGGCCTGCACAATCGGTCTGCCGGCCCTGCCCGCCGCGGCCGCGCCCGACACCCGCCCCCAGCGCCCGCCCGCCGCCAAGGCGGAGCCGGAGAAATCCAGCGCCACTCCCACGACCGTGGAAGACAAGCCGGCAACCGGGCCGGTCCTGCAACTCGGACTCTATTCCCGCGACGGCGACGCATGGTGGAGTTGGAAGAGCCTGCAGCAGCGCCAGCCCGCCCTTGCCGCGGGGCTGACCGCGACCGTCATGCTGCTGGACGGCAAGAGCGAGGCCGGGGGCGTTGCGCTCTATGCCCAGGTGGGCAACGGAACCGATCCGAAGGTGCTGTGCCGCCGCATCGTCGGTGCCGGCTTCGGCTGCCTCGTCGTCGACCGTCCGCCGGCCTCGGCAACGCCCGCCCAGGCAGAGCCACTCCCGGCCGCCACCGCAAAGGCTGCTCCCGCCAAGGCCGTTCCCGCCACCCCCGCTCCGGATGCCAAGGCACCGGCAGCCGCCATGGTCACCCCACCGGCCCCTGCGGCGACCGAAGCGCCCAAGCCGCCGGCCGTGGCGGTGGCCGTGGCGGAGACCGTGCCCGTGGCCCCGCCCGCCGCGGCAGCCGCCGAGGCTAAGCCGCAGCCTGCGGTCAAGGCGGAAGCGCCATCCGGGACCACGACCTCCGTCCTGGCGCCCATCGGTTCCGCTGCCGCCGCGCCGATGGCGCCCCCGCCGCCGGCCGTCGCCGCCGCCATCCCGCCGGCCGAAGGGCTGATCATCTACAACGAGGAAGACGCCCGCACGATGGCGGACATCGAGCAGCACAGCCGCCGCAAGGGCCGGCTGCGCTCGGTGATGCCGGATTCGCGCTATGACGTGATGCCGGCGACGCTGAAGAAGGAGAACTGGAACCTCTGCGCCCTGACCTTCGACGATGGGCCGCACCGCACCGTGACGCGGCAGGTTCTGGACATCCTGAATCGGGAGGGCGTGCGCGCCACCTATTTCCCGGTCGGCCGCATCGCCGAACGCCAGGGCGAGCTGATCCGGGATTTCGTCGCCGGTGGGCACGAGATCGGCAACCACAGCCTGACCCACTCCGACCTGCGCAAGATGGACCCGGCGGCCGCACGGTACGAGATCGCCGAGACCAACCGCATCCTGCGGGAATTCGGCGCCAATCCGGTGCTGTTCCGCCCGCCCTACGGCCGCTATTCGGAGGAGCTTCTGACCGTCGCGCGCGAGGAGCGCATGGGGTCGGTGCTGTGGTCGGTCGATACGCGCGACTGGCAGGTGCGCAACGCCGACAAGATCGTCAGCCAGATCAAGCTGGGCGGCATGCCGGGCAACGTCTTCCTGATGCACTCGACCTATCCCAGCACCGCGCAGGCTCTGCCGCGCGTGATCGCGGAGCTGCGGGCCAAGGGCTGCGAGTTCGTCACCCTGTCGGAATGGCTGGATCGGGCCCGCAATCTGGCCCTGCCGAAGATCGTCAACGCCGGCATGCCGGCGCCCGCCAGCGGAACCCCGGCCGACCGCCAGTAA
- a CDS encoding L,D-transpeptidase family protein → MTVSADLRKPRKLAVLAMAAASVLALLGPAPADALPYRDTLTQWADRLDGAAAELDRAPPQASTRIGEGGTIKLGSRGERVARLSQRLLELGLLPADKLSDIFTTDVDHAVKAFQLSQRMKPDGLVGAGTRAALDRTPAEAASLMRQSAAAMRSFRDTAPDDVLVVNLTDQTTTLVRGGEEELTMRAIVGRPSRETPLLTDRITHIIVNPTWTVPPTILKEDKLPMLRAKGVPGIQNAIVYLDGQEVAPETVDWYSVSPGRVRIVQQPGDHNALGRFRFNLTNPYDIYLHGTNEPRLFSRELRSISSGCVRLEDPRRMAELLLQGTTVTPARIDRMLERLQPQWVKLATPMPVQFVYWIATVEADGAVRLHPDIYDRLDDAPATASVPSSAPDPAVPAIAPAAAPAPAPAPQPADTGRAAVPVDKSGTAEGGPAAAERSPA, encoded by the coding sequence ATGACCGTATCCGCCGACCTCCGCAAGCCCCGCAAGCTGGCCGTCCTGGCCATGGCTGCCGCATCGGTGCTGGCGCTGCTCGGCCCCGCGCCGGCGGATGCCCTGCCCTACCGCGACACGCTGACCCAATGGGCCGACCGGCTGGACGGCGCCGCGGCGGAACTGGACCGCGCTCCCCCCCAGGCCTCCACACGCATCGGCGAAGGCGGGACGATCAAGCTGGGCAGCCGCGGGGAGCGGGTCGCCCGCCTGTCCCAGCGGCTGCTGGAGCTCGGCCTGCTGCCGGCCGACAAGCTGTCCGACATCTTCACGACGGACGTCGACCACGCGGTGAAGGCCTTCCAGCTTTCGCAGCGGATGAAGCCGGACGGGCTGGTCGGCGCCGGCACCCGCGCCGCTCTGGACCGCACGCCGGCCGAGGCGGCAAGCCTGATGCGGCAGAGCGCGGCGGCCATGCGCAGCTTCCGCGACACCGCTCCAGACGATGTGCTGGTGGTGAACCTGACCGACCAGACCACCACGCTGGTCCGCGGCGGGGAGGAGGAGCTGACGATGCGCGCGATCGTCGGCCGGCCGTCGCGCGAGACGCCGCTGCTGACCGATCGCATCACCCACATCATCGTCAACCCGACCTGGACCGTGCCGCCCACCATCCTCAAGGAGGACAAGCTGCCGATGCTGCGGGCCAAGGGGGTACCCGGCATCCAGAACGCCATCGTCTATCTCGACGGGCAGGAGGTGGCTCCGGAGACGGTCGACTGGTACAGCGTCAGCCCCGGACGGGTCCGCATCGTGCAGCAGCCGGGCGACCACAATGCGCTGGGCCGCTTCCGCTTCAACCTGACCAACCCTTACGACATCTATCTGCACGGAACCAACGAGCCGCGGCTGTTCTCGCGGGAGCTTCGCTCGATCAGTTCCGGCTGCGTCCGGCTGGAAGACCCGCGCCGCATGGCCGAACTGCTGCTGCAAGGCACCACGGTGACGCCCGCGCGAATCGACCGCATGCTGGAAAGACTGCAGCCGCAATGGGTGAAGCTGGCAACGCCCATGCCGGTCCAGTTCGTCTACTGGATCGCCACCGTCGAGGCGGACGGAGCCGTCCGCCTGCATCCGGACATCTACGACCGGCTGGACGACGCGCCAGCCACCGCGTCCGTCCCCTCCTCCGCACCCGATCCGGCGGTGCCGGCCATCGCACCGGCGGCGGCACCCGCACCCGCACCGGCACCCCAGCCGGCCGACACCGGCCGCGCCGCCGTTCCGGTGGACAAGTCCGGCACCGCCGAGGGCGGGCCGGCTGCTGCGGAGAGATCCCCGGCCTGA
- a CDS encoding substrate-binding periplasmic protein, whose protein sequence is MPVLMRGLLLAVVPAVVLLLAVPTVGQALESAAEPAPAPYTGLDLVTGGDYAPYTGEDLPGGGLVTDLARRAFAVSGRHYDVRFMPWKRGYDGVVAGRFLATFPYVRTPEREQEVLFSDPVIEVRQFVYMSNRTAMTFDGRLADGRSVRGSRGLEGFRGRTVCQPVGYALPPELETLVGQGQLARQTPSDLGACVRMVATGRADAFVIDEYSAASAIARSGLADDIRVSDHPYAVVTFHLVIGRATPGAEATLAAFNDGLKALKAQGVYRELLSGHTVPSPP, encoded by the coding sequence ATGCCGGTCCTCATGCGTGGCCTCCTGCTGGCCGTGGTGCCTGCTGTCGTGCTGCTGCTCGCCGTGCCGACCGTCGGACAGGCGCTCGAATCCGCAGCCGAGCCGGCCCCGGCTCCCTACACCGGGCTCGACCTGGTGACCGGCGGCGATTACGCGCCCTACACGGGGGAGGATCTGCCGGGCGGCGGGCTGGTGACCGATCTGGCCCGCCGGGCCTTCGCGGTGTCCGGCCGCCATTACGACGTCCGCTTCATGCCGTGGAAACGCGGTTACGACGGGGTGGTCGCCGGCCGTTTCCTGGCGACCTTTCCCTATGTCCGCACGCCGGAACGCGAGCAGGAGGTGCTGTTCTCCGACCCGGTGATCGAGGTGCGGCAGTTCGTCTACATGTCGAACCGCACGGCAATGACCTTTGACGGGCGCTTGGCTGACGGGCGATCCGTGCGCGGCTCCCGCGGGCTGGAGGGGTTCCGCGGCCGGACCGTCTGCCAGCCGGTGGGCTATGCGCTGCCGCCGGAGCTGGAGACGCTGGTCGGGCAGGGGCAGCTGGCGCGGCAGACTCCGTCCGACCTGGGGGCCTGCGTGCGCATGGTGGCGACCGGTCGGGCCGATGCCTTCGTCATCGACGAGTACAGCGCGGCCTCCGCCATCGCCCGGTCCGGACTGGCGGACGACATCCGGGTATCGGACCATCCCTATGCCGTCGTCACCTTCCATCTGGTGATCGGGCGCGCGACGCCGGGAGCCGAGGCGACGCTCGCCGCCTTCAACGACGGGCTCAAGGCGTTGAAGGCGCAGGGCGTCTACCGCGAACTGCTGTCCGGCCACACCGTTCCGTCACCCCCCTGA
- the accB gene encoding acetyl-CoA carboxylase biotin carboxyl carrier protein: MASFDIDGDLVRKLADLLRETGLSEIEFAEGEKRIRVTRPTAAQTVAVQAAPVLAAAPVAAAATPASTKPASHPGAVTSPMVGTAYLAAEPGGTPFVRPGDVVKAGQTVLIIEAMKVMNPIKAPRGGTVVEVLVSDAQPVEFGEVLLIIE, from the coding sequence ATGGCGAGCTTCGACATCGACGGCGATCTGGTCCGCAAGCTGGCGGACCTCCTGCGTGAGACGGGCTTGAGCGAGATCGAGTTCGCCGAGGGCGAAAAGCGCATCCGCGTCACCCGGCCGACCGCCGCCCAGACGGTCGCCGTCCAGGCCGCCCCGGTCCTGGCGGCCGCTCCGGTCGCCGCCGCGGCAACTCCGGCCTCGACCAAGCCGGCAAGCCATCCGGGCGCGGTGACCTCGCCGATGGTCGGCACCGCCTATCTGGCGGCCGAACCGGGCGGCACGCCCTTCGTCCGTCCGGGCGACGTGGTCAAGGCCGGCCAGACCGTGCTGATCATCGAGGCGATGAAGGTCATGAACCCGATCAAGGCCCCGCGCGGCGGCACGGTCGTCGAGGTTCTGGTGTCCGACGCCCAGCCGGTCGAATTCGGCGAAGTTCTCCTCATCATCGAGTAA
- a CDS encoding dynamin family protein: MTPRQALQQRLAALDAHLRAENPNLLPVLPTFRAFDRILAGLGLIDRHESLTTRIPWWPMVAVLGTFSAGKSTFLNGYLGEVLQNTGNQAVDDKFTVICHGPETRKEALPGTALNADPRFPFYRIADEIEKVAAGEGKRIDNYLQLKTLAGPRTKGKIFIDSPGFDADDQRRSVLRLVDHIVELSDLVLVFFDARHPEPGAMQDTLRHLVAKTVNRADARKVCYILNQVDTTAKEDNLEAVFGAWQRAIAQAGLVSGRFYAIYDQRSAVAIEDDGRRARYEARRDHDLAELHTRINEVEVARAYRIIGSIDSLTKELEGEVVPTLREAMAAWRRRVLIGDAVWGVLLLVLLGTVVQTMGGGFGALLGWLFDNPDGGVPLRAVGAAVILGGLFLAGHFKIRQFFAGRVAAGLGERFGDVDLNLRQAFLANTRFFRSIFAKQPAGWGGRARKAIFAIREATAVHVQRINDLYTDPAGRRAREAASTPATAAE, from the coding sequence ATGACCCCCCGGCAAGCCCTTCAGCAGCGCCTTGCGGCCTTGGATGCCCATCTGCGCGCGGAAAACCCCAACCTGCTGCCGGTCCTCCCGACCTTCCGTGCCTTCGACCGGATCCTGGCCGGGCTGGGTCTGATCGACCGTCATGAGTCGCTGACCACCCGTATTCCCTGGTGGCCGATGGTCGCGGTGCTCGGCACCTTTTCGGCCGGCAAGTCGACCTTCCTCAACGGCTATCTGGGCGAGGTCCTGCAGAACACCGGCAATCAGGCGGTCGACGACAAGTTCACCGTCATCTGCCACGGGCCTGAGACGCGGAAGGAGGCGCTGCCGGGCACCGCGCTGAACGCCGACCCGCGCTTTCCCTTCTACCGCATCGCCGACGAGATCGAGAAGGTTGCGGCCGGCGAAGGCAAGCGGATCGACAATTACCTGCAGCTGAAGACGCTGGCCGGGCCGCGGACCAAGGGCAAGATCTTCATCGATTCGCCGGGCTTCGACGCCGACGACCAGCGCCGCTCCGTCCTGCGGCTGGTCGACCATATCGTCGAGCTGTCGGACCTCGTGCTGGTCTTCTTCGACGCCCGCCATCCTGAGCCGGGCGCCATGCAGGACACGCTGCGACATCTGGTCGCCAAGACGGTGAACCGCGCCGATGCCCGCAAGGTCTGCTACATCCTGAATCAGGTCGACACCACGGCCAAGGAAGACAATCTGGAGGCGGTGTTCGGTGCCTGGCAGCGGGCGATCGCCCAGGCCGGGCTGGTGTCGGGCCGCTTCTACGCCATCTACGACCAGCGCTCCGCCGTCGCCATCGAGGATGACGGCCGCCGGGCCCGCTACGAGGCGCGGCGCGACCACGACCTTGCCGAACTCCACACCCGCATCAACGAGGTGGAGGTCGCGCGGGCCTACCGCATCATCGGCTCCATCGACAGCCTGACCAAGGAGCTGGAGGGCGAGGTGGTACCTACGCTACGCGAGGCGATGGCGGCGTGGCGCCGGCGGGTGCTGATCGGCGACGCGGTGTGGGGCGTGCTTCTTCTGGTGCTGCTGGGAACCGTCGTGCAGACGATGGGCGGCGGATTCGGCGCCTTGCTCGGCTGGCTGTTCGACAATCCCGACGGTGGCGTGCCCCTGCGCGCGGTCGGCGCCGCGGTGATTCTGGGTGGGCTGTTCCTGGCCGGCCACTTCAAAATCCGGCAGTTCTTCGCCGGCCGCGTCGCCGCGGGCTTGGGCGAACGGTTCGGCGACGTCGACCTGAACCTGCGGCAGGCCTTCCTCGCCAACACCCGCTTCTTCCGCTCGATCTTCGCCAAGCAACCGGCGGGCTGGGGCGGCAGGGCGCGCAAGGCGATCTTCGCCATCCGCGAAGCGACGGCGGTGCATGTCCAGCGCATCAACGACCTCTACACCGACCCGGCCGGACGCCGCGCGCGGGAGGCCGCCTCCACCCCCGCCACCGCGGCGGAGTGA
- a CDS encoding DUF2934 domain-containing protein, protein MAEDLESRIRRRAHEIWEREGRPEGRAEANWELASEEIAIQDNYRDTLKPNPAGGPEATAMRTEPMEPVLAIANQGEQPGLADQGDEFGLPMRGDREVWPTPEEAASTAVPPNRSKKSRRRP, encoded by the coding sequence ATGGCCGAGGATTTGGAAAGCCGCATCCGTCGGCGCGCGCATGAGATCTGGGAACGCGAAGGCCGGCCGGAGGGGCGCGCCGAAGCCAATTGGGAACTGGCCAGCGAAGAGATCGCGATCCAGGACAATTACCGGGATACGCTGAAGCCCAACCCGGCCGGCGGTCCGGAAGCGACGGCGATGCGGACCGAGCCGATGGAACCGGTGCTGGCCATCGCCAACCAGGGCGAACAGCCGGGGCTGGCCGACCAGGGCGACGAGTTCGGCCTGCCCATGCGCGGCGACCGCGAAGTTTGGCCCACGCCGGAGGAAGCCGCCTCTACCGCGGTGCCACCCAACCGCAGCAAGAAGTCCCGTCGCCGACCCTGA
- the accC gene encoding acetyl-CoA carboxylase biotin carboxylase subunit: MFEKVLIANRGEIALRIHRACREMGIQTVAVHSTADADAMHVRLADESVCIGPASARESYLNIPAILSAASITNVDAIHPGIGFLSENAQFAEMVEEHGFTFIGPTPEHIRIMGDKVTAKKTVMEQGLPVVPGSDGPVSTLEEAEKVAHETGYPVLIKAAAGGGGKGMKVARNPDQLKEAYQLARGEARAAFGNDEVYLEKYLGRPRHIEIQLLGDTHGACVHFGERDCSVQRRHQKVIEEAPSPALNAEQREYIGALAAKTAAAIGYRGVGTMEFLFEDGQFYFIEMNTRLQVEHTITEMITGIDLVREQIRVAAGAPLGYGQSDIRFEGHAIECRVNAENPETFIPSPGKIDGYHAPGGLGVRVDSALYDGYRVPSHYDSLIAKLVVHGTTRNECLMRLRRSIEEYVIGGIQTTLPLHDRIIAQQAFIDGNYDIHWLEQLMAKS, from the coding sequence ATGTTCGAAAAGGTCCTGATCGCGAACCGTGGTGAGATCGCTCTGCGCATCCACCGCGCCTGCCGCGAGATGGGGATCCAGACCGTGGCGGTGCATTCCACCGCCGACGCCGACGCCATGCACGTCCGCCTCGCCGACGAGAGCGTGTGCATCGGTCCGGCGTCTGCGCGCGAAAGCTACCTCAACATTCCGGCCATCCTGTCGGCGGCGTCGATCACCAATGTCGACGCCATCCATCCCGGCATCGGCTTCCTGTCCGAAAACGCCCAGTTCGCGGAGATGGTGGAGGAGCACGGCTTCACCTTCATCGGCCCGACGCCGGAGCATATCCGGATCATGGGCGACAAGGTCACCGCCAAGAAGACGGTGATGGAACAGGGGCTGCCGGTGGTTCCCGGCTCCGACGGTCCGGTGTCGACGCTGGAAGAGGCCGAGAAGGTCGCCCACGAGACCGGCTATCCGGTGCTGATCAAGGCGGCGGCCGGCGGCGGCGGCAAGGGCATGAAGGTCGCCCGCAACCCCGACCAGCTGAAGGAAGCCTATCAGCTGGCCCGTGGCGAGGCGCGCGCCGCCTTCGGCAACGACGAGGTCTATCTGGAGAAGTATCTCGGCCGGCCCCGGCACATCGAGATCCAGCTCCTGGGCGACACCCACGGCGCCTGCGTGCATTTCGGCGAGCGCGACTGTTCGGTCCAGCGCCGGCACCAGAAGGTGATCGAGGAGGCGCCGAGCCCGGCCCTGAACGCCGAGCAGCGCGAGTATATCGGCGCCCTGGCGGCCAAGACCGCGGCGGCCATCGGCTATCGCGGCGTCGGCACGATGGAGTTCCTGTTCGAGGACGGGCAGTTCTATTTCATCGAGATGAACACCCGCCTGCAGGTGGAACACACCATCACCGAGATGATCACCGGCATCGATCTGGTCCGCGAGCAGATCCGCGTCGCCGCCGGTGCGCCGCTGGGCTACGGCCAGTCGGACATCCGCTTCGAAGGCCATGCCATCGAATGCCGCGTGAACGCCGAGAATCCGGAAACCTTCATCCCGTCGCCGGGCAAGATCGACGGCTATCACGCGCCGGGCGGCCTGGGCGTGCGCGTCGATTCGGCGCTGTACGACGGTTACCGCGTGCCGTCGCACTATGACAGCCTGATCGCCAAGCTGGTCGTCCACGGCACCACCCGCAACGAGTGCCTGATGCGCCTGCGCCGCTCCATCGAGGAGTATGTGATCGGCGGAATCCAGACGACGCTGCCGCTGCATGACCGCATCATCGCCCAGCAGGCCTTCATCGACGGCAATTACGACATCCATTGGCTGGAACAGCTGATGGCGAAATCCTGA